A region of the Pygocentrus nattereri isolate fPygNat1 chromosome 27, fPygNat1.pri, whole genome shotgun sequence genome:
CTCATTGGAAAGTTGTACATACCATATAGTTAACCAGTCAACTTCATTTGAACAAGCACTCAAATGGATATTGACTCTGAGTGCTTAGTAAAAGATACATCAACAcatggaaaaagaaaggagagcaGGGGAATATATATCCTGCCtttcctttgctgtaaaataaaaagcacatggatgacatataaaatataaataaaagcactTTTATCACATTCAATGTCAAATGTACCATTTTCACCCGTGGAAATGGTGAAAGGCTGTGTTATACATCTGGTAAATACCTGCTTGTAAATATGACTGTCACCTGTTCGAGAGCTGCTGAATGCTACATGAAGGCAGCATTAAAAAGGTCAGTTTTAGACTGTAGGTTGACTTTAAAACTGAATTACACACCACTTTTCTACCAGAATCTGGTATAcagttattttcattattttcagtttttagtattgctcatattattaatattgtttaaaTATTATGCCTAAATTTGCATGTCATTACCAGACACCAGTTTGATCAGACAAATGAAACTAATGAATAGGGAACCTATAGGTTATTTCACAATCAGATTTGACCATATATAACTTAATAATTAAGGGTCAATGTGTTgcgttttctctctttctgtttgctCAGGACGTTTGGACAGCTCAAATGTACGGATTCCTGCTTTATCGACTCGACTGGCTGCAAGTACTTCACTTGAGCTCCTCACAAACACGCATGTACAGCAGTGTGAGCACACACAGGAGTACAAACACAGATTGCTCCAGTACTCTTTGGAGCTTTTACTGTGAAATGTTCTCAGACTGTCAGACCCATGTTTACTTTTCCTTAATCTCACGTATCTACTGAGTTGGATCACATCCAAGTCCCAATAACTCTTCAAGTCTTGCATTGGCAGCTGCTGGTGGCCATGGATTTTGGATGCATTAGCACTGTTATGAACATGATTTTGTTCATATGATTATGACTGTAGTGAATGTAAAATACTTTATAtgagtttgtatttattatttattctcaCTTTACTGTTACATTTGCATGCATGAGTTTGTGTTTCTGCATACAACAGATTGCATTTGTTGTTTTAGCAGAAATATCGAGGTAGTAAGAATGTCATGAAATCGGCATTATTAGAGAAATGAGATCACTGAAGATCAATGACAAATCACAGTGCTGCATGGAACCCAAagtaatatatatgtaaataaacaatcTTTACATGTAAACAATAGTAGAAGATTAAAGAATGTTTAGTCCATTTGCATGCATTTCTATGGTTGGTGACTCTGCTGGTGTATGTATGCTGAATTGTGTCCATTAAATGAGCCAGAATGGTCAGTCTTGAGCATCTGCCATTGTATTTCTTTACTGCAATTATAATAACTGAATTCCAGTAAATTTGAGTTAGACAGTTATTTATTCAGACATGAGTTACAACAGTGATTTACACTGATATTCATTCCAGTTGATGGCACTGTTTCCCAGAGTGTTTTGTGAGCATGTCTTTATACAACTCGATCAGTCAAAATTCTGACTAAACTGTTCTGCATCttatataaaatttatatatGCATTCATATTTGATATtgaagagacaaaaagaaaccAACACACTCATATAAACAGTCTCCTTCATTTTACTATGTAAGTAAAATGTCCTCTGCTTTGCTATTCAGAGCACTGCCTCTTTGATCAAATATAATTTTAGGTGGTGTGAATTGGGGAATATTAAAGCAGGTTAAGATTAGTTTAATTCATAGAGGTTCAGTCAGTCTAGATTCATTACAGCTGCTCTCTTTTCACGGTGTGTCtcgttttttgtgtgtgtatcttaCAAAAGGTGTGGTGCAAACATGGCCTCTCAAGGCTCCATCACAGAACATAAAATGATAATCAGTTTCAGGGTCAAAATGGCCTTATACAAAAGACATAACAATAGTTTCAAATCAACACGTCCTCAGGTTTTCATGTGAAAATTGTAGCAAAACATCTTTTAGCTATTAGTTTGAAAGCTCTTGGCTCTGTTTACTTCATTCACCTGCATACTTCCACCTGAATGGGAGCACAGTGATGTACATAAACATCACTAGCCTCAAGAGTCAAATGGACAGAAGACTTGCAAATGATAAAATTAAATAGTTCCAGTTGAGCGACTAGATTAGATGTTGTGTTCTTCGTCAGGTCTCGCCATAAGATATAGCTGTTAGAGTTCTGCCGCATTAGTGGCAGATTAACGTTTTTTGAAAGCATTCTTGCTGTCTTGTTAAACCTGGCGGAAGCATGGAGGGCACTATCTGTTTTTGAGGAAAGCACTGACTTATCATTGTAAACATCATCAACTTACCATTCTTAGatatatattacacaaaaaAGCATAATCTCTGTCTGCCCTTCACCCTTTCCGCTGATGCGTCCTTCGGCTCCTAGGACTGATACGGTGGCAGAGACCCATTCAAAGGTATTGTAGGAAAAGTTAGGTGTTATACAGTATAAACAGCCAGAAGATGCTAATGTTAATGTCAGTTTAAATACTATGACCTTTAGAGATGGACTGTCACTCCACTATCCCAAGAATGTGAGAGCTCTTCCAAAATCAGGCCTGTGGCTTTGGTTAGTGGTTAGGATGCTGCACattattgccaaaagtcttTTGTTTAATTAGATCCAGAAGTCCATAATGAAAATTCAGTGTCTGAGGCAACACATTGCACGAATTTCCAGAGATGACTTTGGATTTTTTCTGGTCTGATGTAGTTTATCACCAAGCATGACATCTGTACTTTCATCTTAAATACGTCTTCATGCCAGGAGGCTGAGATGCCACTGTGGGGAAAAAGAATATCACGCTTTTAAATGAAAGGACGCAAAGTGAATGATGACGCTATGCACTTTATATTAGCATTACTGACTAAACCATTCCTTTATCAGAGTAATACCAAATTTCTGAAATCTATAAGGGTCTAAAGACAACCTCACTCTGCTTTACTCAGTCTGGCTGTGTACACTTGTTGCTGAGCTCAATTTAAGGTTTTTAAGTGTTGTACGTTTTATGAACAACATGTAAGCAGAGTGTAAGAAAAATTTCAGAACATCGTGTCTAAGAGACACTGACAGTTTGCAAATCTGGTTCAAGGTTGTGTATATATGCACTTTATCAGCAAGAAGCTTAATGGGAGCGAACCTGGAACTGTTTATCCTCCACAAACCATATTCACACACAGATATAAAGATATGTTGTACCTCTGTTCTCTTTGCTTGGGTATATTCTTGGGAAGGGCTTGAACTCTTCAGGAGGAGGGAAGTCCTCAATTGGGTGGAACTGAAACTTGGATTCAAAGTCatctaaataaaatgtaatgattttgaAAATAATGAGTGTGGCTTGGTATGAAAGCAATAATTAGCATATTAGTTCTCTCACTCAGTGTTTCTGAAACATTTACACTTTCATACTTTCACTCTCGTAGCTCACTTTATCAGGTAAAGTAGCTAATCAGCTACATTAACTGTTGAACTGCCAACTATAAAATTCATAACCAGACTTCAGTCTGAAGTCCCGCTTTGAATACAACCAGAGGATGCTGAAGTTGCTATAGCAACAGAGGCATGTTTTTCTGATCTTGTTCACTAATGCTAACTTGCGTTAGCAACAATTCTGTTTCCTTGATCCAATTGACCATTTCTTAATTATTATTAGGGTGTTTACCGAGGCTGTGGAGGAGTCCATTCCTCAGTGAGCTGGGTGGAGCTGGAGGCAGAGGTGGGGGAGGAGGTGGGATTCTGCAGGACAATTCAGTGGTAGGAGAACGAGCAGGTGGGGCAGGGGGAGGAGCCAATCGGCCAGTGCCTGCAAATGAATCATGGTTTTAGGACACCTTGTTAAACCCAAGCTGAATCAAAGGCCATTTTAATCAGGACTGCATAAACAATGCATATGAACAAAATATCACTGCTAATATACACTGCTATGTATCTCGTGataaatacacaatataaatcACTGTTGGGACACAGATAAAGACTGGCCTGTATCTCATTACTTTCTGTGTATTGCTATTTCTCTTAAGGAATCTTAAGAGAAATAGCAATAGACAAAAAGGAATGAGATGAGGTGAGATAACAGTTCAATCAAAGATAAAGTGTCTAGGATGACTTggtcttctttttctttctatatgATCTCATTGTAGTCTAGAAGGAACTGTAGCGATATTaaggaaatatattttttgatttttctttcctGTGGCATATTAAGCAGCTTTAGTGTCATCATCGATAAGATGCTAAGGCCGGTCTTTATCTAACACAGTCCTTATTCATTACGACCCAGACAAAGAAATTATaatgacagaaaccagaatgAGACTGTACCTGCACTCCTGGGTACTGCAGGGGGCCTCCGGCTGGGCAAGGTGCAGGGGTAAGAGGGGGGTAGTGGGGGAACTGCAGGCCTGTATGATGGTGGGGGTATGGTTGGAGCTTTAGGAGGCAGTGGTGGTGGAGGTGAGGGTAGAGACAAGGGAAGGCTGGGCGCAAAAGATGCAGGCAGAGgcggaggaggaggtggaggaggagagccCAAGTCCCTGCAGTTCCCAAACTTAGCATCTGATAGGACTGGAGAAGGAGGTGGGGGGTAGAAAAACCCAGATGACCTATCAGGAAGCAAGGAGGGAGGGGCTGAGGGAGGTGGGGGTGGAGGCGGAGTTGTGGGCATAGGGATAGAGTGTGATTGGACAGGTAACCAGGTGGGCTTGGTGATTTGGGAAGGAGGGGGTGGAGGTGGACATGAAGGGAGAGGAGGAGGTCTGTTGCTGGCCCGTTCTGGAAAAAGTGATaaaggaggaggtggaggaggaggaggtgtggAGTTGGGTGCCGAGGATGGAGGCTTAAAGCTCGGAAGTGCAGGCTGGCTGGGAGAAGGTGGAGCTGTGTATGAGGAGGCGGGGCGTGCTTTATTGAGAGAGGAGGACCTCTCTAAAGGTCTGCGGGAAGGAGAGAGGTCTGGGGTGCTGCGCCTTAAACTTTCTCCCTGTGAGGGCATGTTCCACAGCGGCTGCTTCAGACTGGCAGAGGAGCCAGATCGAGACActgacagacaaacaaatacacatactcacaaagagggacagaaacacacagacttCAGTTCTACCATGTCCTCTTATCAGCTCTATCACCAGGAGAGCCGCAAATAATGATCATTTCTGTAACTGATAAATCAGTTCACCTATCAATTATTACTTTTTCCTAATTAACTAGGATCAAGATCACAGGCTAGTCCTTGTGTAACAGACAGCTGTCTTCTGTTATTATTGGTTCCTTCACTTCCTCTCACTTTGCTGCCACTCTCATTTAACGAAAGGACAGAAGTTGATTCGCTGCCCCTGTGTTTCAAGGATTGCATCGCAATCTGTCTGAATGATTGCCTGAATCAAAACCTCACATTCCTCACAAATGTAAACTGTGTAGTAGGAAAAACACTCTGAACATTGCTATACACTGATATAATATCAATATAATGATATTATATTGATATAATATCAATATGTTGGTATTCCTTTCTCTATTTAGTATTCAGATGCTTTGCATTTTTAAGCCACCAAAATTGTAAAATcgtaaaacaaatgtaattaaattaattaaaagccTTTAGATAGGACAGTTCTGACACATATGGAAATGTTAAAGaagtatacatgtatatacactatatggacaaaactattgggacacctacacattataCCAACAGGAGCTTTTATAACATCCTATTCTAAATCCATTGGCATTAATACAGAGTTGGCcccctctttgcagctataacagcttctccttttctgggaaggttttctataagattttggagtgtgtctgtgggaattgcTGCCTTTTCGTTCAAAGGCATATTTGTGTGGCCAGACACTGATACTGGACAAGAGGGCCGGCAATCTCTGTTCTAGGTCATCCTGAAGGTGTTTGATGAGGTCAGGGCTTTCTGTGGGCCAGTCAGTTTCTTCCACACCTAACTCACCCATGCCTTTattgaccttgctttgtgcattggagcacagtcatgctggaacagaaaagggtctacttttttattttattccccTGTTAGCAAAGGGTGtaactgaaacacctgaactcaataattaagaGGTATATCTCAATACTTTGGTCTACacagtgtatatacattttctCTTATTCctctttaaacatttttacagcacGTGTAAATTTGACAGCACAAACAGCAGATCTGTTAACTGCAACGAAATCATAATCACAAGTTGTCTCTTAATACAGTACAGGAGCTGCTCTTAAACTGCCACAGCAACAAGgtaaattattattagtacagttattttaaatatagtttATAACACTATAGAAAGTGAGTGTGTGATCTGACTGGATCTAGACTGGATTTAAGACACATATCTAGTCTGTCAGTGGACTGAAGTGCTGATTGAAATGGAAGCatatctcaaaaaaaaaacttctataGGACAATGATGAAATAAAAGGCCATTATTTTTAGTAAATAATGCACCAAAAATAAAACGCCATGCCTGCACTTTTTCATGTGAACCTCTGAACAATACGACAGCGTATGAGGACTAGATGGCGTACCTGAACTGTGGTGTGAGCTTTTGTCTCTTTGTCCAACTGGCCTAAGGACAGGAAACCCTCCAGCAAAAAGCCCACTCAGAGTGGGTCCCTGTGAAGGTGGTCCACTAGAGCCTCCACCACTCCCACTGCCATCCACACTGCTCACTTTGAGCTCTGCAGATTAAGGggtatacacacatacaacagCCAGTTGGTTCGGGTTTAATATCTAGCACGCTTCCCTGAATTCTGTTTCATCTTCATTCCCTCacttctctccatctgtctgtagTCTGTATCTGCTGCTCTGCATTCCTTTCTATAATGACACGTGTGAGTGAGAGCCACTGGTGGACCTTGGCATTAAATATAGCTCTGTCACAGATAAGCCAGGACTTATCAGCAAACAgaaccctctccctctctcctctctccccatTCTCACAGTATGAATTGGTCTTATACACATCTTCATATTTGAGTAATTATGCAGATGTGGTGCACATTTCTATCTTGACACAACATTTCTGACCTTAGCTCAGGAATGTGTACCACTTAGGCAGAACTGAAACGGTACTCTAAAACTCTTGTAACACAGGTTATTTGTTAACTGGTTTTTCAGGTCACCAAGAAACAACTTCATTAATGACTCAGACAGCGTGATCTAACTGTGATAAAAAGGCAGAGCTGCCCAAACTATCAAATCAAACAGTCTAGATGTTTATGTTTTCTAGGTGTAAGATTATGCAGTCTAAATCAGATCATCTGACTGGGCCTTGACACACAAACAGTCAAGCCTGTAAACAAACTGACTGAGCCCAAGTGACCATAACTTCATTTCTTCATTCCAAACTGAATCACATAAACCTGGCAGATTTAATGTGAGATGATCTAATTTGGACTCACTGTCGAGAACAGGGGTGCTGCGGTCGTtgacctgagtgaccttcttcAGTCTGATCCCCTTGTGTATGTCTGCAAGGAGCGCACAGCGACCTCCTCCCTCAGAGTGCTGGATTTTAGGAGGCTCAGATTGTGtctggaggaggagaagagagagagcgagagagagatgagtgagtgaatttaTGATAGCTGTTATGACACTCTAACACTTTTGTCAACAAGAATATAGCCAAGATTCATTTCACATTCAAGACATTGAGAGTGGGGAAACAAATATTCCGacccttttgtttttgttatttaatatacttccaGTAGCATTAGTACTTTGTTGTATATCAAATGTTAAGAGGTAATTAGCTTTTTTGCAGCATTGTGGTTCAATTTTGACCCATTTCTCTTGGCAAACCATCTTCAGTTCCACAAGGTTACGAGGATCCCTCTGATATGCTCTCTCCTCgtgctctttgttttggtttgctagtctggccccttgttttgtgattccacccctgattgtcgccacctgttttccgcctgtccttcgttatccctgtgttttataagccccgtgtttgccctttgttttggctggtctttgtttgtttgtgcgttttgttggatgcactgcTTGTCATTAGATGTCTTGCTGGTCTTTGCTTgatatgtttcatgtttgaaGTGTTCCagccctgttgtttgtttgactCGTTTACTTCCATTATGTCCGACTGTCGTTCTCTCCTTCACTATCTTTGTGCTTAATGTCCAAGCAGAACACAACGTTGACGTTCCCTCATTCCAGGATTAAAATTGCAGGGTGTGCATCACCGGTTGAAGAGACATGATGGGACACTGTAGCACTTTGACCAGCAAAATCACCAGCCATTAAGCCCAACTCTCCGTTTGAAACGTCaggttaaatgttaaaataggCACACAAATTCTGGCTGATATGTGCACCCAATTTGTAACAGAAAGCTAGAAAGAATAGGAGGAGACCAGAGCATTACTCACTTGACAGGACTGGTCATGAAGGCAAGGGGACACATAACCAAAAATTCtgaattaaaagaaataatataTGCAACACATTTCTTGTCCAGTGAGCTTATCTGCACTTTATCTACCGTAACACCAATGGCATCACTTTGttgtatatacaatataattgAAATATTATGTAGTATACAGTAATAactattaaactattaaaatttggatttaaatttttaaagttttatgtAATGCTCAAAAATCATTGAATATTTGAAGGATTCTtacttattatatactatagaTTCTATACTGTAATTATCAATTTACAACAATTACACATCTATATGAAACCAAATTCTGTATAGTAGTTTAGTATATAgtgcattgtgtttttattatttttattactgcttTCAATTAATATTGACTTTCACATGTTGTTTAAAGGTCTCCTATGATTTGCTATCATACACCATCTTTAGGTAATTTCAAAGGTGCTTATAAATATATTGCAGTGTTCAGAAGGACCAGAGGGGGCGCTGCGTAGCGAGTGAGTTAAAAAGAAGCATGAATTAACCATGAGAGACTGTAGAGAGCCAACTCTGAAAATGTGACACCACTGAGTGCCGTCtgccccagtgtgtgtgtgtgtgtgtgtgtgtgtgtgtgtgtgtgtgagtgtgtgtgtgtgagtaattTTATCTCTAATTAATAATGCAGATCTGTCCAGGTGGTTCACAGGAGGAATGTGGCAATATGAAGTGACAGAATGGATGTGTGTGACTGCGAAAGTGTACATACACGTGCACTGTTGCATGTCTGTGGTTTATCtgttggtttgtgtgtgtgttacctgtaaTTGAGCTGGTGGGGGTGGTGGCGGAGGTGCTGGGggaggtggtggaggagggacAGGCATGGCTGCCTTTGAAAACCTGTAAAATACACATATAGTAAACCACTCACATATACCACATAACCCCACACACTAACTGGCATCCACAGGGTTTAACTGTTTTGAATTCTCCATGCACCTTGATTTGATCTGACAGCACAACTCTGTAAGGGGTGTACAATTCTTCCCTGAGCTTAACGTGAGTTTTGTAAACAACTGAAGGACACCTCAAATTTCACCACACAAAAAGAAGCTTGATTCAGTTATTTTggtctgacttttttttttaaatatactgaACTCACGATCATGTTTTACATAGGAGTGgaatatatacaataaaaataatacattcaaGATCAAATGAAATAGCCAAAGAGCTTTATTTTGGCTAAAAAACAGCCCACACTTCATTGAATATGACTATACTGATGCAGTTTAATCACAATACATGTCCGGTACACCCCTGAACCCCAATGTTATGATTTCCTAAGGCTTGAAAATCAATGCAAATACAATGCAGTGCTTCAATTTCACAACAATAAAATTAGAGGATCTCTTCTTGGTCATAGTCCTGTGGATTCTAACATCTTGGAGTAGTATTCAATTCTACTGCCCCCACATCAGAAACATATAGGAGAAAAACTGTAATGTATACACTATTGACTTATTATAATCCaatctatttttctatttttttttttagattgctCTATTTTTATCTCTTTTGGACTCTTTTTATAGTTATTAATCGTAAAATGTATTACTCAGTAATGACTGAATTAAGCAGTAGCCACAGTAAAAGACTAGAAGTTACCCATTTCccattaaaattaatatttgtcTGTATGTTTTTAAGATTTACAGACAACCAGACGTGTTTCACTGCTGTACATTCAGCATTAAAAATCTTGGCATTATCAGAAAACACTTTTGACCACTAGTGATTCTCTGTCTTCATTGCTGGCCCTGTACTAGCTTTCCCACAGCCTCTTCTCACTCTCAGAGAAAAAAGGTTCCAAGTGGTActggaaaagggttctttgacttgTACTAATCGTTGAACCCTTCTTAAAGATCCATATACAACTGTGTTTTTTAATCATAGAAAAGAATCATTTGACCACTCACAGATCCATTTATCCATTCaaatgagtgttcatggttctatatagaaccactgcctttccTAAATAAGCATTTGTAACAGTGTGgactctctcgctctttctgcGCGTGATTCTGGTAGAGCCTAATTTTTATTTATCGCAGTAACCATATAGAAAATTATCTCCGTATTCTCTGTCTTGTTTTGTTGGGTTGGACAGGACAGAAAATTGACATTGACTACTTACACAATTAATATAGTGCTTTCTATCATCCACtaagaaaa
Encoded here:
- the wipf3 gene encoding WAS/WASL-interacting protein family member 3 translates to MPVPPPPPPPAPPPPPPPAQLQTQSEPPKIQHSEGGGRCALLADIHKGIRLKKVTQVNDRSTPVLDKLKVSSVDGSGSGGGSSGPPSQGPTLSGLFAGGFPVLRPVGQRDKSSHHSSVSRSGSSASLKQPLWNMPSQGESLRRSTPDLSPSRRPLERSSSLNKARPASSYTAPPSPSQPALPSFKPPSSAPNSTPPPPPPPPLSLFPERASNRPPPLPSCPPPPPPSQITKPTWLPVQSHSIPMPTTPPPPPPPSAPPSLLPDRSSGFFYPPPPSPVLSDAKFGNCRDLGSPPPPPPPPLPASFAPSLPLSLPSPPPPLPPKAPTIPPPSYRPAVPPLPPSYPCTLPSRRPPAVPRSAGTGRLAPPPAPPARSPTTELSCRIPPPPPPLPPAPPSSLRNGLLHSLDDFESKFQFHPIEDFPPPEEFKPFPRIYPSKENRVASQPPGMKTYLR